One Fusarium musae strain F31 chromosome 6, whole genome shotgun sequence DNA segment encodes these proteins:
- a CDS encoding hypothetical protein (SMCOG1176:alkyl hydroperoxide reductase subunit~antiSMASH:Cluster_6.5): MSTTANATFDALVIGGGPAGLSVATSLVRQVYRVAVFDSGIYRNAPSNHLHNLASWDHKSPAEFRSQARQDLSDRYADLVQFIDKQVDVAKKTDSGFELVDADGITWTGKKLFLATGWKDLFPDIPGYSECWAKGIVTNAISFHCLFCHGYEDRGKPSAGVLGMNFSGSSPMALHLARMVLRLADKAVIYTNGANGLGEQIKSDLTATGTAGAKSRITVDNRNIVGLSMRSKGSSDIVIKFEDGSEVVEGFLAHGPMGQINGPFAEQLGLELTPTGDIKTEGQMFETQVKGAFAVGDCATVMKAVSQAIGMGCLAAGAAAAQLGAELA; encoded by the exons ATGTCGACCACCGCAAATGCGACCTTTGACGCCCTTGTTATAGGGGGCGGCCCAGCTGGACTCTCAGTAGCAACCAGCCTAGTGCGCCAGGTGTACAGAGTAGCCGTCTTCGACTCTGGAATTTACCGCAATGCCCCGTCTAATCACCTGCATAACTTGGCTTCGTGGGATCACAAGTCACCAGCCGAGTTTCGTTCCCAGGCTCGGCAAGACCTCTCAGACCGTTATGCGGACCTAGTCCAGTTTATAGACAAGCAGGTTGACGTTGCCAAGAAAACCGATTCTGGTTTTGAGCTGGTCGATGCGGATGGCATTACTTGGACAGGCAAAAAGCTGTTCCTGGCTACAGGATGGAAGGATCTTTTCCCTGATATTCCCGGTTACTCTGAGTGCTGGGCCAAAGGAAT AGTCACTAATGCCATCAGCTTTCACTGCCTCTTCTGCCACGGATATGAGGATCGAGGCAAGCCATCTGCTGGTGTCCTGGGTATGAACTTTAGTGGCAGCTCGCCCATGGCACTCCATCTTGCTCGCATGGTCCTACGGCTCGCTGATAAAGCCGTAATCTATACCAACGGAGCAAACGGTCTGGGCGAGCAGATCAAGTCCGACCTCACAGCCACTGGTACAGCCGGGGCCAAGAGTCGCATCACAGTAGACAATCGCAACATCGTGGGTCTGTCAATGAGGTCTAAGGGCAGCTCGGATATTGTGATCAAGTTCGAGGATGGCTCTGAGGTGGTTGAGGGATTTTTGGCCCACGGGCCGATGGGGCAGATTAACGGGCCTTTTGCCGAGCAGCTAGGGCTTGAACTTACACCGACCGGCGACATCAAGACGGAGGGCCAGATGTTCGAGACTCAGGTCAAGGGAGCCTTCGCAGTGGGAGACTGTGCGACCGTGATGAAGGCGGTTTCCCAGGCAATTGGTATGGGTTGCTTGGCAGCTGGTGCGGCGGCCGCTCAACTTGGCGCCGAGCTGGCTTGA